A stretch of DNA from Balearica regulorum gibbericeps isolate bBalReg1 chromosome 7, bBalReg1.pri, whole genome shotgun sequence:
CAAAAGACCAAATGGAACAATCACAGCAGTGATCAGGTCAGCATCAGAACAACTCCTACTTTGTACCACACTCAGTGCTACTGCTTCCACGTAACAGCATCAGAAGTGTTCTGATCATCCATTTTGGACAAAGATTGATGGAGTCCCCAGTCAGTTCCAAACTTTTGGGACCTTGGGCCACCTTCAACATCCTTCTGGATCATCAGAGTTTTATGGAGGAAGCTCTACAGGCAAGACGGGAATCTGTGGGCCAGCAGCAGGTTGGCAGTCCATAGATCACAGCCAGGGAACCATggtattaaagaaaatactggtCCATAACAACTGAGAAAAGTATTAATAAAGATCTGTATCTCAGCTTGTCAAGACATTTGACACTACACACATCTTCAAGAACTCAAGCTGGGGGATGGTGTCAAACACCACACATCTGCTTCCCCACCTGGCCTCTCATCATACATTAAATCAGTCCAGGTGGTTAGTGAGATCTCCCCCCACTCCATATCCACAGGCTTCCTGGTTGTCTTCTGGAACGGACAGAGATGGTTTGTGACACCATGATGCTCTGCAACAGCAAGTTCTTCCGGAGGGCCATTTCCCCTCACTTGCAACACAATTGcaagacagagcagcagctggtgcGAAGCTGCGCTCCTTGTGAGCGGTCTCAGGTCTGCAGCATCGAAGCACTTAAGAACATTATTTGTAATCCCTGAATGCAAGAGACAGAAAGGCTCGGGGCCATTTCCAAATACTCATGTGAGCCATAGACCTTGAGATGAGAGCACATGACAGTTCAGTGCACGTTTTAGTCTTAAGAAGGGGTTATGTCTGTATGACAGTCAAGTTGAACAAGTTCTTGAGAAAACTAGAGAGAGATAAGTGCACCAAACTTTAGAGAAGTGGTCAAgaggggtggggaagaaaagtCTTCCATTTACTGCCCTAtgatttcagcttctttctaCAGAGAAGCGccacattaaaagaaagaagtcatTAAACACCCCAGAAGGTTGTGAAACCTTGTGTAGGAAGCGCTGGGGATTGATAAAGTCCTGACAGACAAGTCCGATCACATTTGACAGAATTACAGCAGTAGAGAAGCTAACGATGAGTCTTATCTTCAATAAAACAATTGACAccctcacattaaaaaaaaaaaaaaaaaaaaccaaaaaaaccccacaaaaaaccaaccaaaccaagcGGCTCCTTGGCTTTGAGCACACAGGAGGAATAAGACCTGGCTGAGCTGCCATAAACAAGGGTTGAGGAGGGATGGATAGGATGAGGAGGCAGAACAGGAGAGGGAAGACACTCCTGAGATCTAATCTAGAAGAAAACGAAGCAAGTTACACAAAAGCACTTTGAAGATTTGTTCAGGTGCCAAGGCTCTGATCCTGCACACTTAAGCAGATGCTTAACTCGTGCCCTTTAGTAGCCCTATTGAAGTTACCCAGGCTGTTCACACACGCCAGGGCCAAGCTGACAGCTGGCAACTTGAACcgtttccctctttcctttccagcagcagaggagcagtcAGGTGCCTCTGCCATTAGCTCAGAAACTTCAATCCAGCCCTTCAGCGTTCACCCGGAGCGCGGCTGGCAGGCGTGCAGTACCCGGGGCTGCTGCCATTGCTTGCACCCACGCTTCACACCGAGCCAACCGCCTGCGCAGCCCACCGACCCCGCGAGCACTCAGGGCGGAAGGAGGCCCCTCGTCGCACGGCATTCGGGCGGaagggccggcggcggggcagACGCCGCAGCCCTTGGCCGTGCTCGcaccggcggcggcggggcggtcTCCAGGACTCACTGCGGGCGCCCCGACAGGCAGGTAGCGCAAACCTGTGGGGCCGAGAGCCGTGCCGACGGGATGGAGGCTGAGGACTACCGACCGCAGCGCTGCCGGCTCCTCTCGGACCGCCCGCCCCGGACCCCTCCGCCGCGCCTACCCCACCGGCAGCGGAACCGGCACCCACCTGCAGCGAGTCCCGCTGGGAGCGCGGCCCGAGTGGCGGCACAGAGAGGCAGGGCGCGGCAGTGGGAGGGGAGCGGCTGCCGCCCGCCCGTCTTCCCCTTTCAGGCcggccggcggcgggagcgggcggggccgggcggtgcagccccagcccaggggccgtcccccccgccccggccaaGCCAGGCGCTTGGCCGTACGGAGGCAGGGTGAGCACGGGCAGCGCCTGGCAGTCCCCGCGTCTGTCTCCTGCCAGGCCAGCGTGTTAAAAAGGTGTCAAAGCATCTCTCCCGTGACCGGTGGTGGACCCTACTTGGATGCTCACAGGGCTAGGACCCACTCCGAGGACGGGAACAGGGGGCTGCACACGCATTAGTCCAGACAGCAAAATGTCTAGGATGGCACGCAGGGGAATTAGGCAGCTAGGGACAGTGTCCCAGGGCACCCATACGGGTACAGCACATGCCAGAGGGGGATGTCCTGTTAGTCCGGTTCCAGCATTAACCACAGCTGAAACTGCACCAGTGATGCACAGGGAAACCAGGCCTAAGTGCTCCACGAGGTGCTTCCTTTTTAcaccaggagagcagcagaaacatgGGTTCAGCCTGCCTAGCAGCTGCAAAAGCTTGTGAAGGGAGCAGTTTCTCCCCCAGCATCAAGCACATGGAAGAGCACGTAGCTTTGAGTTTCATAAAGCAtttccctcctccagccctcaTTGCACTTGCTCAGTGAGGTGCTGATCTCCAGCAAGAGTAATGCCATTTGTTGCATCTCCTGCTGAAATTTTAGACAGCATTACACCTTCTCCTACAACATTATGTCTAAGGTGGAGGGCTGGCAGACATCATTGGTTACAGGGCGACTGGCAGCCCCATCCACCTGGCAATTCTGTTCATCCCAACCTTCCCACAGATGTATAGCACAAAGGGTAAAAATAAGCTCTGCACCAGGCCCTGCATATTTATAAGTTCCTTTTCCCTGCACACATGCTCACAGAACAGAAGAGACTGCAAGGGACacagaaattacttcttttaaCCAGGTATatacagaatttttcagttACACCTGCTATTTCTTATACCCATAGGCTGGTGCTTCTATAGTAATATTGCCAGCTGCCACACAGCCGATGTGGTAGCAATACTGGAGCAGACATAGCAAGATATTCTGGTGTGAAGGGACTCAAGCAGCCTGTTTGTCTTGGTTTAAGTGAATAttcttccacttgttttctccAAATTTCTTGCAGAGTCACTCAAAGCCAGCTTGAGCACATAACTAAGGAGACAAGAACTGGCTGTAGATAGGTGCTGTCAGCCTTACCCATTAAACTCCAAGAGACAGTTTACCCCCACCCCTTTCCCACCTGCTATTCCACACATTTAACTATCAGAGCCACTCAAATTACAAAGGCAgcaatctttattttctgagacATTTGTACGCTCACACTTAAAATACCCCAAAAcataaaaagtttttaaaaattttaagaatTCCAAATGTAAGTTCctgataaacagaaaaaaagagggcaaATGACAAGTCACAAGCAAGATGATGTTCAAATCCCCAGGCAGAAAATACTCTACTCCCACCTTACTTTGACCTCTAACCTTTAACTCCTTGTAATAACCGTGGTCTCCTGGGGCCCCTCAGCACTGTAGCCTAGAATCCTGGCACCAGAGTGATTGTGCAAGCCAGAGGGGAAGTCCTGAAAAATGCTCACTGGAACAAGTTGCAGCTCATGTATATGGGGGTGGCTCATCAAGTCTCATCCAACCCTCAATTAGGTGTCACTGCTTTGCACACAAATGTAGCTTCCTGTAACAAGAGGATTCTTCTCATTGTCATCCTTTGGGGAAGGAACACAAACATGGAAATCAGGCCCTGCATAACCTCTCTTGGTGGCTGGCAGTTTCATGGGATGGGGCAAGCAGTTCTCACAGCCCACTACCTCGTTTCCCAAACATGCACTGCTGCCACCGCTCAGTTCATACTGGCTATGGGCTCAGACGACTGCTTCGCAACATACAATTAACTTAACCCAcctaagaggggaaaaaagtggctGGGAGAACCATTTTCTACCGTATGTGAGTTGCAGCAGAAATAAGGAGGCAGTCACACCAACTGGAGGGGAAGCACGCCCTCCTCTCAACAGCAGTAAGCCCTATTAACTCAGTTGCTCATGAAAACTCAGTTTAGGCTGCAAGCTACTGAACTTGAGGCTCCCCATACTGAACACATACTTGTAGCTAACACTTCAAACCTTACAGCACTAGGCTTTATTTGCCTTAGTGCTATGGGGAAACTGGCATTTAACTTCTTGAGAGGGATTTAACAGATGAAAAACAGCTCAAAGAGCAAATGGTccaacccagaaaaaaaaaatttaaggcaTCAATGATACATTCATCTCAACTCCTAACAAGCTGCATGGCACATTGCTGGGAGTAAGCATAAGCTGACATGCTTCATGTTCAGGGAGAACAAGGAGTAATGCCACACTGCAGTCAGAGCCTCTGAAACAAGAACAAAGTAAAAAGCAGAGCTAAGTAGAAAAAAGGGCTTTATCTCCTCTGCCTCCTTACCCATTCCCTCTGAGCCAAACATCACAACCTTCATGCAGTCAAGTTTCTGTACATCTCCACTCCCCAGCTACATTCCCAATGAGAGCATTATCAAGAGCACCACAGCAGTGCTACAGACCTTGGCCTTTCTGACAACAGCCCCCAACTTGCAACTGCACACAATACAGCTACTCAACTACTAAAGTGTATTGAGACTCTGCTTCTTTAAGTACTCTGGTTAGTGGCCTCAACAGGAATGGAAGGAAGAAGGTAGAAATTTATTACAAGGTGAAACcataaaagaaggaaacagaaaagaggaacTCTGTCACAATGCAACTGTGAACTTGAAATGTCAGGTGTGGGTGAGGATTACAGCCAGAGGGTTCAAATCAATCATTGCTCATACAGTAACTAGCCAAAGGCAAGTTACAATACTTGCCATTTCACAGGTATCTgagttaaaatgctgaaaataagtGGGAGGTTAAGATACAAGAGAATGATTTATCTTTCTTCTACTAGATGggcagaaaactgaaatgaaaaaatcactgccagtcttttaaaataagactgTAGAAAATTTAAGTCTTGGAGGTCACCCTAGTGGTGCCAATAACACCAGCTCAAAGGACGGTTCCAAATTAGGGGCCTAAACcagaattagaaataaaaaggggaaCATCCAACCATTCTCCTACATGCCCACACTGAAGCTGCCTGCCCCACAATGCACTAGGGGAGGTAGCATTCCAGGCAGGTCTGACATCCATAATGTCCAcatgcccatccaagccattCTGGTGAGCAGATGGTTTATGAATTCCCAAGGAAACATTCTCAGTCACTTTCAAACTTGACAGAATTAACTTGGGTCGATATAGTGCCCCCACGGTAGCTGCCTcgttttttctttgtcttctcatGGCGGAAAGATTTGCCTTTAGTGAATTTCAGAATATTGTTAGCCTTCTCACCCCAGTCGCCAGCTGCTCCTTTCTGTGAGGGAtgaagggggagagaaaaaagaaattcagggCAGTACTCAAGAGAGTAATGGCAATGCTTTGCACTTCATCCTACCCAGCAAACACCAATACTTTAACACTGGAGCTGATACCACTCTCCCACGCACCTCGTGGCAGTGCTCACACACTTCCTAACAGCACCTCCTGGTGGAAAAAGTTCCCACCAAAAAGACTGTTCAGACACACACCAAGGCCACTCTGCCGATGTCTATTTGCAGAGGCCAAGTGTTACCGCTCTGGGCACTACCTAGCCCTACCTTTGCTTCAAATGAGTTATCAGCAACACGGGCATCCAGCTCAATCTCTTCTTCCCTTACGCGGCGGAATGGAGAGGCTggctgttaaaaagaaatgaaacaagacACAGTAAGTGCATATAAACACGTTATTCCCTTAGTGAcaacctccttccctccttATCCTCCAAATATGGACCCTCAATCTTTTCACCTCAATCTTTAAGTGTTTCTCAGATTcataatttttccccttcttcagaTCAGTCAGCTCAGGGACACTCCTGTGCAAGCATATCCAATCAACCTTTCCCAGAATAATattatgcatgtatgtgtgcTCCCTGGGGTTGTCCAGACAAGGTTCAAGTGCTTGAGGAGGgagcaaaaatacaaataatccTGTGGGCCCAAcctcccccaaaacccccaaaacaagcCTACTTGTTCAGGAGGCAGAGATGCCTCTCCCACCAGCCATCGCAGTCCACCCTCACTCACCCGTTTCACCTTGGGCACTGTGTGTGGTGTTTTGGCTTTCATCTTTGCCTTTTTACTGTGTGGTGTCTCTGGCTCCTGAACATCTtccctcttctgtttcttcccaaTTGTGCCTGTTAGATGTACAGCAGTAAAACTTCAAAGGGAGTAACTGCAGTGTTGGGAAAGGTAATGGCATCTCTCCCCATAATGCAAAGCCAGTGTTGACACAGGTGTGAGAATCAGTCCCCGCATTACCTCCCCCAGAAAACATGCTATAACCAATACTAATAGCATTTCTGGTTCAGCAAGGATTTTGCCCTCCTATCCTAATGGATAAAGATACTTTTGTGGAATAGGGTACCCCTATATTAATGATTTAGTGCACTTGAAAAAGTTCTGTTGGTTAAAATTTGCCAGTTCGTGGAGTCACACAGTATGCACTTGCACACATCAGTAGTGCATTCAGAGTTGTTTTCCTCCTGGAGGGATAAAGATTGGGACTGTGCACTGGGACATCATCTGTGGTGTCCCACTCAACCCAGACAAGGTCCTCCAGCAGTCTGCCTTGCTGTCACTAACCATCTTGTGCATGCACAGATGGCAAATGGCAACAACTgtacagaaaaattacttaatgTTACCACAAATTCTGTTACCAGCAGATCTGCAATACAGACAAAAAGGATCACACCAGATTAAAAATCAGCCCTCCCTCTTAGTACTGCACCACATGGCATAATCTAATAGCACGTAGAGTTTAGACTGAATATTGTTTAGGAAATGCTCCCATTCATGCTTAGCTCAGCAACATTGCCTGACAGACCCACTTCCCAGACTGTAGGTAATACCTCCATTGACTTTTCCAGTCTCttcttcagagctgctttcacTGCTGCTACTGCTCCCACCAGCTGGCTTAGACTTCAGGTTGTTTGCTGCTGGTgtggatgtttttgttttccctgtggAGGCAGCAGTCTTAGCATTGTTCTGTGCCCCTTTCCCCGCCTTTTTGGGCTTCTCATCCTCTTCGCTGGAACTATCAGATGAGCTGCTACTACTACTAGAAGCAGCTGCCTTCTTCCCCACAGTTGCTTTTGCTGCCCCTGTAGATTTGGTGGCTGGTTTCACTGctggcttcttttcttcttcactgctTGAGCTGTCAGAGTCAGAAGTGTCTGCTTTGGGAGCTGGGGTAGAAGGTTTGGACACTGGCTTACCCACTTTGCCAGCTACCTTAGCCGGAGtgcctttcttcttctcatccTCAGAGGTATCTGAATCAGAGCTACTTTGCGCTTTCTTCGTGGCAACTTGTGACTTTTTTGTTGCAGGGGTTGCTGCTTTAGTTGTGGGCTTGGAGGGGGCCTTCTTTTTGGAGCTATCAGAATCtagaatggaaaggaaaagaataatgaaGGCTAAGCCCCATTCCTTCAACATGAAGCTAACAGATTCGATATTGATACACAGTGCACTTCATTAGCTGCTTGAAACAACACTGTAATGGGTATTCCTGTCCAACTGCACCCTCATACCCTGCCTAGAAACACAGAGGTCTGAGCAAGCACGACATGCATGTGGaaattctctctccttttctcctacTCCAATACCTGAGCTGTCTGAGGAGGAACTGGAGTCTTTCTTTGCTTGTCCAGGCTTGACAGCTACTTTTGCTGGTTTGGAAGTATTCTTTATCGTGGGTTGTTTAGCTGGGAGCTTACTCCCTACCCTCTTGTCATCTTCAGAGCTAGaatctaaacaaacaaacaaaaaaggatgtTCTTTAAGATTAAAGGCTTCTGGTGCAAGTTACTTTAGTAATAATATGTCTATAACTCATGGggaagtgaaaagcaaaatgggTTGTGGCCCAAGGCTAAGCCTCTAGATAATATGCAGCATTTGAGGAACACTTGAACGGTCAAGGGACAGCTTTCTTTCCACGTATCTTCTTTGCTGCGAGGAAGTGGAACAAGTGGTTTAAGTTATTCACTAATGCAGGCAACAAAGAAGCAGATATTTGGAGAATAATGTTGGAGAAGAGGTACAGAATAAAGGACTGGAGAAAGTATAGATATTACCAAGAATAAACTCAGGGAGAAGAAACATCGAGACAAGTAGCTATGTAGTAAACATCATAGAACAGGCAAGGAATTAGATAAAATTGACAAAGCAGGGAAAATGAGGCAGCAACAGCACAGTAtctcatttttgctttctttttcctgtatcaGATGTGTTTAGCAGCAGTCCGAGGATGGACTGGAGACTCCTGCGTACAAATACGCCTTTGTACTGTGTGTCACAGCAATCTGAAATGCCAAGCCTGATCTATTCCAACATTCCTGAGTACTAATAACAGTAATCAAAACCTTGTCCATTTGTGAGAAACTAGGCAACAAAGCCAGAAAACACAGAACTCCTGTCACTTGCTGAAGGGTCACACATCTACAGATAGACAGGCAGCTGTCACTCACAGTCACAGCCGCGGCACCAGAGATGTTGAGATATAGAACAGGAGCACCTTGAACTTGGAGGGGATAGGGAACCTACATGAGAAATACAGCACTGCAAACTTTAAAGCTGATCAACAGAAGATACAAAGCACACTGTGCCTATTTCTAGGGTCATATTAGGATAAGGCAGCTTTTGAATCTATTTTGAACGTGGTATGGcaataatattttccagtttggaAATTTCTCCCAAACACAATGGGATAACAGAAACCAGAAATCTTAAGACACAGATCCTCAAAAAGTGCAACCATTAACCTTCCTGGAGAACCCTGATACATGTGATGCCCCACCCTTTCCATCCAGCAACACGCAGACTCTTCTGCACTTGCCAATGGTCTCATTGGTGTCTTACGGTCAGACTCCACTCTGCGTAGCAGGCTGCTGTGTTTCAATTTCACATGTTAGCTATGAAGACTGTGATGCTTTTGAGCTCATACACTAAGGATCTTAGCAAATACACCACTATACAGTAACCTGGCCAATAAAACattaacacaaaaaaaccctgtatttcTTGAATTACCTGAGTCACTGTCAGAACTGGATTCAGCCTTCTTGGTAGCCACAGCTTTGTTTTGGGGGCCAGGCTTTGTTTTAGCTACTACTGCTTTGCCTGCAAAAGCAAGTTTAAAATTAACAGACCACATCCACACCAAACCTTTGTCCCAAGATCCAAACCTCTCCAGATGCGAAAAAGCTCCCTTCTCAGTGCACCAGCCATTCAGCCAGCACATCAGAAGCCAAGCATGGATCTGGCCAGCTGCAGTAATGGGCCTGGCTTGTTCCCGCTAAACTAGATCCTGCTGAGTTTTCAAACCAAGATGAGCAAAGTAATCTAACCTGCACACAGTTTGGATCCACAGGCTGTACACAGTGTTGTTTGGGACATCTTCAAAATACCGAGCTTCCAGAGAAGCAAACAGCAACATAGACCAAAGTCAAATGGCTTTTTCAAGTAAATCAAGACGCTGCCAAAACATTGTCCGCATCATGTAGTActtcctctgcagcctcctctCCTCACAACATACCTGCTCCTCCCTTTGGGGGCACCTGGTCTGCCTCATCACTACTGTCTGAAGAGTCACTGCTCTCAGCCTTTTTCGCAGGAGCCTTGGCAAGGACCTTCTTTGTCTGTGTAGCTTGAGGAGGTGGTACAGCACTGTACTGACCTATGAAGAGAGACACAGCATTCAGATGCCTGCGTGACAATGCGAGCAGCACAAGATGTTTGTTGTAGTTAGAATAAAGCACTTCTgctatttggttttatttattcccTTTCTGTAGCTATAAAGATACTAGCTTATAATTTGAAAGGTTCCACCCAGCCCACTGCTACCTCCTGTTTCTACTGTGAGTTTAACTCTCCTCTTGGGGTTCAGCTGGCCCAACCATCTCTGCAGAAGTTTTCTCTGCACTTTTACAAAAATGATAGCTTGTGTTTCCatactttttcagaaacagatatTGATTGCAACTGAACAGACCTGGGTacttcacaaaaaaaccaaaaaagcttaAAGTTCTGCAGTTACAGAGTAACCAAACCACTGGCAAATTACTTCCCAAATCCTGACAGTCAGGAAACCTGCAAGAGCAATGTACTTAAGGGCTACCTGAATAGAAGACATGCAGTAAACCAAGCCAAGCCTGTCACAATCTCTCTGACTCCCCATCCCTTGCTGAGGGAAGAGCTGAATTGTAAGCTGAGCCGCAACAACACACATGAAAAGAGCTGCTGTATTTCTGGTTCAGAatgccaccaccagcaccacctgGAACCTTGTGTGGAGCAAGACTTGCCTGTGCCCTGCATATGCTTCTGCTGGGACAGCAGGAGTAGCAGAAAGCATCCTCCCACGTAGCAGCAATTGTATTCAGTACTTACCAGactttggcttttgttttgcaggtgGCTTTTCATCATCTGAGCTGTCAGATGAGTCCTCACTACTGGAACTTTCCTTGGCACGTTTGTTCTTCCCTGGATGTACTTGAGTGGCTGCAGGTTTCAGCAGAGGTGATTTCTTAGGAACAGCCTTATCacaagagggaaagaaatacacattaaaaaaaggttaCAGAAATATTGTGGGGACAGCTGGATGTGGATCTTGTTTAACTCTATGCCTCACTTAAGAGAGCAAATTTTGAAGACAAAGGGAGAAAGATTAACAAAGATtctcaaatgcaaattttagGAAACACGTGAGTATCATGATCTTTCTGACCACTCTGATGGTGTTCTCTGCTGTGTGAATCCCTAATGAGGAGCTCCTCTGACTAAGGGGCACAGAACTGACTAAAACGGTAGCAGCTGCCACCTGATTACACACAACTatgattatttttgtgttgcagaaaacatttttaaacactcTCTAGTGGAAAACTCAAAGTTACAGATAGCTAAGCACAAGAGAGTCATGCAAAAGTG
This window harbors:
- the NOLC1 gene encoding nucleolar and coiled-body phosphoprotein 1 isoform X2, whose product is MAEWRAVPSDLFPFVLAFLRENRFEGAARAFAKEAAAKEQDPNAASLLDIFSYWLKSPAAKKRKLVPNGPQAKRKPSSSSDDSSSEEDETPPAKKPAKAAAVPKAKAVPAAKKAESSSEDSSDDSDSEEEKQPAKKGAKPVVKPAGTKIQPQKKAESSSSDSSSSDEEAPKKQPPKPATPKSGSKAAQVATKVVNGKAASSSSSSEDSDEEKAAPKKAVPKKSPLLKPAATQVHPGKNKRAKESSSSEDSSDSSDDEKPPAKQKPKSGQYSAVPPPQATQTKKVLAKAPAKKAESSDSSDSSDEADQVPPKGGAGKAVVAKTKPGPQNKAVATKKAESSSDSDSDSSSEDDKRVGSKLPAKQPTIKNTSKPAKVAVKPGQAKKDSSSSSDSSDSDSSKKKAPSKPTTKAATPATKKSQVATKKAQSSSDSDTSEDEKKKGTPAKVAGKVGKPVSKPSTPAPKADTSDSDSSSSEEEKKPAVKPATKSTGAAKATVGKKAAASSSSSSSSDSSSEEDEKPKKAGKGAQNNAKTAASTGKTKTSTPAANNLKSKPAGGSSSSSESSSEEETGKVNGASLSIPPRKGRRD
- the NOLC1 gene encoding nucleolar and coiled-body phosphoprotein 1 isoform X1; the encoded protein is MAEWRAVPSDLFPFVLAFLRENRFEGAARAFAKEAAAKEQDPNAASLLDIFSYWLKSPAAKKRKLVPNGPQAKRKPSSSSDDSSSEEDETPPAKKPAKAAAVPKAKAVPAAKKAESSSEDSSDDSDSEEEKQPAKKGAKPVVKPAGTKIQPQKKAESSSSDSSSSDEEAPKKQPPKPATPKSGSKAAQVATKVVNGKAASSSSSSEDSDEEKAAPKKAVPKKSPLLKPAATQVHPGKNKRAKESSSSEDSSDSSDDEKPPAKQKPKSGQYSAVPPPQATQTKKVLAKAPAKKAESSDSSDSSDEADQVPPKGGAGKAVVAKTKPGPQNKAVATKKAESSSDSDSDSSSEDDKRVGSKLPAKQPTIKNTSKPAKVAVKPGQAKKDSSSSSDSSDSDSSKKKAPSKPTTKAATPATKKSQVATKKAQSSSDSDTSEDEKKKGTPAKVAGKVGKPVSKPSTPAPKADTSDSDSSSSEEEKKPAVKPATKSTGAAKATVGKKAAASSSSSSSSDSSSEEDEKPKKAGKGAQNNAKTAASTGKTKTSTPAANNLKSKPAGGSSSSSESSSEEETGKVNGGTIGKKQKREDVQEPETPHSKKAKMKAKTPHTVPKVKRPASPFRRVREEEIELDARVADNSFEAKKGAAGDWGEKANNILKFTKGKSFRHEKTKKKRGSYRGGTISTQVNSVKFESD